The Aphelocoma coerulescens isolate FSJ_1873_10779 chromosome 2, UR_Acoe_1.0, whole genome shotgun sequence genome contains a region encoding:
- the ZBTB14 gene encoding zinc finger and BTB domain-containing protein 14, producing the protein MEFFISMSETIKYNDDDHKTVFLKTLNEQRLEGEFCDIAIVVEDVKFRAHRCVLAACSTYFKKLFKKLEVDSSSVIEIDFLRSDIFEEVLNYMYTAKISVKKEDVNLMMSSGQILGIRFLDKLCSQKRDVSSPEENTQSKSKYCLKMNRSMGEPNDTQDDEVEEIGDHDDSPSDVTVEGTPPSQEDGKSPTTTLRVQEAILKELGSEEVRKVNCYGQEVEPMETTESKDLGSQTPQALTFNDGISEVKDEQTPGWTTAAGDMKFEYLLYGHREHIVCQACGKTFSDEARLRKHEKLHTADRPFVCEMCTKGFTTQAHLKEHLKIHTGYKPYSCEVCGKSFIRAPDLKKHERVHSNERPFACHMCDKAFKHKSHLKDHERRHRGEKPFVCSSCTKAFAKASDLKRHENNMHSERKQVTAANSIQSETEQLQAAAMAAEAEQQLETIACS; encoded by the exons ATG GAGTTTTTCATCAGTATGTCTGAAACCATTAAATATAATGACGACGATCACAAAACTGTGTTCCTGAAAACATTGAATGAACAACGTTTGGAAGGAGAATTTTGTGACATCGCTATTGTGGTTGAAGATGTTAAGTTCAGAGCCCATAGGTGCGTGCTTGCTGCCTGCAGTACCTACTTCAAAAAGCTTTTCAAAAAACTTGAAGTTGATAGTTCATCAGTAATAGAAATAGATTTTCTTCGTTCTGATATTTTTGAGGAAGTTCTCAATTACATGTATACTGCAAagatttctgttaaaaaagagGATGTAAACCTGATGATGTCTTCAGGCCAGATCCTCGGTATTCGGTTTCTTGATAAACTCTGCTCTCAAAAACGTGATGTATCTAGTCCTGAAGAAAACACACAGTCCAAGAGCAAGTACTGTCTAAAAATGAACCGTTCTATGGGGGAACCCAATGACACCCAAGATGATGAGGTGGAAGAGATTGGAGATCATGATGACAGTCCATCAGATGTGACAGTGGAAGGCACTCCCCCAAGTCAGGAAGATGGTAAGTCACCAACCACTACCTTGAGAGTGCAAGAGGCAATTCTGAAAGAGTTGGGAAGTGAAGAAGTTCGAAAAGTAAACTGCTATGGCCAAGAAGTAGAGCCCATGGAAACAACGGAATCTAAAGACTTAGGATCTCAGACTCCTCAGGCACTCACATTTAATGATGGCATAAGTGAAGTGAAAGATGAACAGACACCAGGCTGGACCACAGCAGCTGGGGATATGAAGTTTGAGTACTTGCTTTATGGTCACAGGGAACACATTGTATGTCAGGCTTGTGGCAAGACCTTTTCTGATGAAGCACGTTTGAGAAAGCATGAAAAACTACACACTGCAGACAGACCATTTGTTTGTGAAATGTGTACAAAGGGCTTTACCACGCAAGCTCATTTGaaagaacacttgaaaatacaCACAGGTTACAAGCCTTACAGTTGCGAGGTGTGTGGGAAGTCTTTTATTCGTGCACCAGATCTAAAAAAGCATGAAAGAGTTCACAGTAATGAGAGGCCATTTGCATGCCACATGTGCGATAAAGCTTTCAAGCACAAGTCCCACCTCAAAGACCATGAAAGAAGGCACCGAGGAGAGAAACCTTTTGTCTGCAGTTCCTGCACTAAAGCATTTGCTAAGGCATCTGACCTAAAAAGGCATGAGAACAATATGCACAGTGAAAGAAAGCAAGTTACAGCAGCCAATTCCATCCAGAGTGAAACAGAACAGTTGCAGGCAGCAGCCATGGCTGCTGAAGCAGAGCAGCAATTAGAAACTATAGCCTGTAGTTAA